A genomic window from Clostridium aceticum includes:
- a CDS encoding 2-hydroxyacid dehydrogenase produces MDIIKVLEVIKMTKPKVYVTRPVPSEALNLLKERCDVEMNSETRNLEKEELLEKVKGYDALLVTGTRIDEEICEGIKSHCKILANYGVGYDNINVEAATKHGIYVTNTPGIVTDATADLAWTLLLATARRIVECDRYVRSGGKDWGPTKLMGTQVSGKTIGIIGAGRIGTAMGQRAKGFNMKILYTGNSVKPDFEKTTGGQYVDRETLLRESDFISIHVPSMPSTRHLISTNELKQMKNSAILVNTSRGALIDEKALVLALRDKEIAGAGLDVFEREPLLEPGLTDFENVVLTPHIGTSTLDVRIMMGEGCAQNIFAALEGKLPPNCVNPEVSARLMKD; encoded by the coding sequence TTGGACATAATAAAGGTATTAGAGGTGATCAAGATGACAAAACCAAAAGTATATGTGACACGACCTGTACCGTCAGAAGCACTTAATTTACTTAAAGAACGATGTGATGTAGAGATGAATTCTGAGACCCGGAATTTAGAAAAAGAAGAATTACTAGAGAAAGTTAAGGGGTATGATGCTTTATTGGTAACCGGTACTAGGATTGATGAAGAGATTTGTGAGGGGATTAAATCTCATTGTAAAATACTGGCTAATTATGGAGTAGGATACGACAATATCAATGTAGAGGCTGCTACCAAACATGGTATTTATGTCACCAACACCCCTGGGATAGTTACTGATGCAACAGCAGATTTGGCTTGGACATTATTGTTAGCTACGGCTAGAAGAATTGTTGAGTGTGATAGATATGTAAGAAGCGGCGGAAAAGATTGGGGTCCCACAAAACTAATGGGCACTCAAGTAAGTGGTAAAACCATTGGGATCATTGGTGCTGGACGTATTGGTACTGCTATGGGTCAACGGGCCAAAGGATTTAACATGAAGATTCTTTACACGGGCAATAGCGTAAAACCTGATTTTGAAAAAACAACAGGTGGGCAATATGTGGATCGAGAAACTCTTTTAAGAGAATCAGATTTTATATCTATTCATGTGCCATCGATGCCCTCCACCCGTCATCTTATCAGTACCAATGAATTAAAACAGATGAAAAACTCAGCAATATTAGTAAACACATCTCGTGGAGCACTTATTGATGAAAAAGCTTTGGTGCTGGCATTAAGAGATAAAGAAATTGCAGGAGCAGGACTGGATGTTTTTGAAAGAGAACCTTTGTTGGAGCCTGGTTTAACCGATTTTGAAAATGTTGTCCTAACACCTCATATAGGCACATCCACATTAGACGTAAGAATTATGATGGGAGAAGGTTGTGCACAAAATATTTTTGCAGCTTTAGAGGGTAAACTGCCTCCAAACTGTGTAAATCCTGAAGTAAGTGCAAGACTTATGAAGGATTAA
- a CDS encoding Na+/H+ antiporter subunit E produces the protein MKKALHYFIVIILCSIIWVVLNEEVSVKNVLLGCLLGFCSITCTEQFLIHKEYKANWKLNPMVLFRYLFHLIIQMYISGFITIGKIISGKINPDIVEISTELDDDLLICILANSITLTPGTITVDKEGQKLKVLWLDCISKDSNEAGDMIKGSFEKILKNS, from the coding sequence ATGAAAAAAGCGTTGCATTATTTCATTGTTATTATCTTATGTTCGATTATATGGGTAGTTTTAAATGAGGAGGTATCTGTGAAGAATGTTTTATTAGGTTGTCTATTAGGATTTTGTTCAATAACCTGTACAGAACAGTTTCTTATACATAAAGAATACAAGGCTAATTGGAAATTAAATCCGATGGTATTGTTTAGGTACTTATTTCATTTAATTATTCAAATGTATATTTCAGGGTTTATTACTATTGGCAAAATTATTTCAGGAAAGATCAACCCAGACATTGTAGAAATAAGTACGGAATTAGATGATGACTTATTAATTTGCATCCTTGCTAATTCCATCACTTTAACTCCTGGAACTATAACCGTTGACAAGGAAGGACAGAAGCTTAAAGTACTATGGTTGGATTGTATCTCAAAGGACAGTAATGAAGCAGGTGACATGATAAAGGGAAGTTTTGAAAAGATATTAAAAAACAGTTAA
- a CDS encoding aldehyde ferredoxin oxidoreductase family protein — MNGYAGKILRVDLSNKTVTTENLDHKTAEKFIGGRGLATKILMDEVDPNVDPLSPKNKLIFMTGPLTGTNTPTGGRYMVVTKSPLTGAVANSNSGGYWGAEMKFAGYDGIIIEGKAESPVYINIVDDKVEIKDAVHLWGKVVSETTEVLQKEHGEKVKVATIGPAGENLSLMAAIMNDRDRAAGRSGVGAVMGSKNLKAITVKGNGTVGVRDKNKLKEVFSRCIKKIKENGLTGQGLPTYGTAILVNVINENGVFPTNNFQLSTFDKSEEISGETLTEKYLTKKEACFRCPIACGRYCEVDDIKGGGPEYETIWAFGADCGVSSMPDIIKANYWCNEMGLDTISAGATLAAAMELYQKGYIKKEEFAGGPELQFGNAEAVVEWTKRTGLSLGLGAKLAQGSYRLCESYGVPEISMTVKKMELPAYDPRGIQGHGLQYATCNRGGCHVRGYMIAPEIAGLPEKLDRFSLEGKPVWVKTFQDMFAAIDSLGLCVFTSFALDADDFADLYSAVCGTNLTGSDFLAAGDRVWTFEKLYNLKAGIDSSQDTLPQRLLKEPIPDGPSKGWIHKLDELLPEYYKVRGWDVNGVPTVEKLKELGL; from the coding sequence ATGAATGGCTACGCAGGTAAAATTTTAAGAGTAGATTTAAGTAATAAAACAGTAACTACAGAAAATTTGGATCACAAAACTGCAGAAAAATTTATTGGAGGGAGGGGCCTAGCAACAAAAATACTAATGGATGAAGTTGATCCTAATGTCGATCCTTTAAGTCCTAAAAATAAGCTTATTTTTATGACAGGTCCACTGACAGGCACAAACACACCTACAGGTGGTAGATACATGGTTGTAACAAAGTCACCCCTAACAGGAGCAGTTGCTAATTCAAATTCTGGTGGTTATTGGGGTGCAGAAATGAAATTTGCCGGCTACGATGGGATCATCATCGAGGGCAAGGCTGAATCTCCAGTATATATCAACATTGTAGACGACAAGGTAGAAATTAAAGATGCTGTTCATCTTTGGGGAAAAGTCGTTTCTGAAACTACTGAAGTTCTTCAAAAAGAACATGGAGAAAAAGTCAAAGTAGCCACTATTGGACCTGCTGGCGAAAATCTTTCTCTCATGGCTGCTATCATGAATGATCGTGATAGAGCTGCAGGGCGTTCTGGTGTTGGTGCTGTAATGGGTTCGAAAAACCTCAAAGCTATCACAGTTAAAGGCAACGGCACAGTAGGCGTTAGAGATAAAAATAAACTTAAAGAAGTATTCTCTAGGTGTATAAAGAAAATTAAAGAAAACGGACTCACCGGTCAAGGGCTTCCAACCTACGGTACTGCAATACTGGTGAATGTAATCAATGAGAATGGTGTGTTTCCTACAAATAATTTTCAATTGTCAACCTTCGATAAATCTGAAGAAATAAGTGGTGAGACCCTAACAGAAAAATATTTAACTAAAAAAGAAGCTTGCTTCAGATGTCCCATTGCTTGTGGAAGATACTGTGAGGTAGACGACATCAAGGGCGGTGGACCTGAGTATGAAACAATTTGGGCTTTCGGTGCTGACTGCGGTGTCTCCAGCATGCCAGATATAATTAAAGCTAATTATTGGTGCAACGAAATGGGATTAGATACAATCTCTGCTGGGGCAACATTAGCTGCAGCCATGGAATTATATCAAAAAGGATACATCAAGAAAGAAGAGTTTGCTGGAGGTCCTGAACTTCAGTTTGGAAATGCTGAAGCCGTTGTAGAATGGACAAAGAGGACGGGGCTTAGTCTTGGATTAGGTGCAAAGCTGGCTCAAGGCTCTTATCGATTGTGTGAAAGTTATGGTGTACCTGAAATTTCAATGACTGTAAAGAAAATGGAACTACCAGCTTACGACCCAAGAGGGATCCAAGGACATGGATTACAATATGCTACTTGCAACCGTGGTGGCTGTCATGTTAGAGGCTATATGATTGCCCCTGAGATTGCAGGACTGCCTGAAAAACTTGACCGATTCTCACTAGAGGGAAAGCCTGTCTGGGTAAAGACATTCCAAGACATGTTTGCAGCCATTGATTCACTGGGATTATGTGTTTTCACTTCATTTGCATTAGATGCTGACGACTTTGCAGATTTATACAGTGCAGTCTGTGGAACAAACTTAACTGGCTCTGATTTTTTAGCCGCTGGCGATAGAGTTTGGACATTTGAAAAACTTTATAATTTAAAAGCTGGCATAGATTCTTCTCAGGATACCCTGCCCCAAAGATTACTGAAAGAGCCTATTCCGGATGGACCTTCAAAAGGATGGATACATAAATTAGATGAACTGCTTCCTGAATACTATAAAGTTAGGGGATGGGATGTAAATGGTGTGCCTACAGTAGAAAAACTTAAAGAGCTTGGGTTATAA
- a CDS encoding monovalent cation/H+ antiporter complex subunit F: MFIKYTMLILTILGLASALRAILGPTIWDRLIGLSLVSSKITMLIILYAILTEQSYIIDTAMVYVLLGFISMIYTARFIQEKGRV, from the coding sequence ATGTTTATCAAATATACAATGCTTATCTTAACTATACTAGGACTTGCCAGTGCACTTAGAGCTATTTTAGGTCCAACCATATGGGATCGACTAATAGGACTTAGTCTCGTTTCTTCCAAAATCACTATGCTTATTATTCTTTATGCAATATTGACGGAACAGTCTTACATTATCGACACTGCTATGGTATATGTTCTGTTGGGGTTTATAAGTATGATCTATACAGCAAGATTTATTCAGGAGAAAGGAAGGGTATAG
- a CDS encoding DUF4040 domain-containing protein, translated as MIRLLYILAVAFAILAVQTDNMRRAVIYVGIFSLVISLCYIFYSAPDVAIAQAVIASTLGTILYLVALQKKKVVMIYYTNEDQEMMHDGYTLKGSTSILKDIEGYYHQNGLDCEVVYTTNDLEYIKQHQNYDLIVRQKGSKVSIYEHKKNHLLDQSKNFIEGNKAFDITICNSVKGGVE; from the coding sequence ATGATTAGACTTTTATATATTTTAGCAGTAGCTTTTGCCATATTAGCTGTTCAGACAGATAATATGCGGCGAGCAGTGATCTATGTAGGGATTTTTTCACTGGTTATCTCTCTTTGCTATATATTTTACAGTGCTCCTGATGTAGCTATTGCACAAGCTGTTATTGCCAGTACCCTTGGAACAATACTATATTTGGTAGCACTCCAGAAGAAGAAGGTAGTGATGATATATTATACCAATGAAGACCAAGAAATGATGCACGATGGTTATACATTAAAAGGAAGCACAAGTATACTGAAGGATATTGAAGGATATTATCATCAGAATGGATTAGATTGTGAAGTAGTGTATACTACCAATGACTTAGAATATATCAAGCAACATCAAAATTATGATTTAATTGTTAGACAGAAGGGATCAAAAGTATCTATATATGAACATAAGAAGAATCATCTCCTAGATCAATCTAAGAACTTCATTGAAGGAAATAAGGCCTTCGATATAACTATCTGTAATTCGGTGAAGGGTGGTGTAGAGTGA
- a CDS encoding phosphoribosylaminoimidazolesuccinocarboxamide synthase, whose protein sequence is MKLIYTGKTKNVYALEDGNYLLKFKDDVTGEDGKFDPGANTVGLTLEGAGKAGLRLTKFFFEALKEKGIPTHYVDADIEEATMKVKAATVFGEGLEVICRYRAVGSFLRRYGKYAEEGQPLEAFVEVTLKDDARQDPPISEDALDMLGILSKEEYTILKELTKKIGNVVKEELGKKGIELYDIKFEFGRAGETREIILIDEISGGNMRAYKDGKYIEPLELEKLVLGE, encoded by the coding sequence ATGAAGCTAATTTATACAGGTAAAACAAAAAATGTATATGCATTAGAAGATGGAAATTATCTACTTAAGTTTAAGGATGATGTGACTGGAGAAGACGGTAAATTTGACCCAGGTGCTAATACGGTTGGTTTGACTTTAGAAGGTGCAGGTAAAGCGGGTCTTAGGCTAACTAAGTTCTTTTTTGAGGCACTAAAGGAAAAGGGCATACCTACCCACTATGTTGATGCAGATATTGAAGAAGCAACTATGAAGGTAAAGGCAGCTACTGTATTCGGTGAGGGACTTGAGGTGATCTGCCGTTACAGGGCAGTAGGAAGTTTTCTTCGTCGTTATGGCAAATATGCTGAAGAAGGACAACCTTTAGAAGCCTTTGTAGAGGTTACATTGAAAGACGATGCACGTCAAGATCCTCCTATTTCAGAGGATGCCCTAGATATGCTGGGAATCTTATCTAAAGAAGAGTATACAATATTAAAAGAACTTACTAAGAAGATAGGAAATGTTGTAAAAGAAGAATTAGGTAAAAAAGGAATAGAACTATACGATATAAAGTTTGAGTTTGGTAGAGCAGGGGAAACTAGAGAAATTATTCTAATAGATGAGATTTCAGGTGGGAATATGAGAGCCTATAAAGATGGAAAATACATAGAACCGTTGGAGTTGGAAAAACTGGTTTTAGGGGAATAA
- the mnhG gene encoding monovalent cation/H(+) antiporter subunit G, translating into MQMLGYIVMGLGIIFITFGVYGVFRFKDFYSRILIASKVDTAGFVTLLIGVMIANGRLFFSLKILFILLITIIANPLVSHSIARSAFLSGYKVKEDKDD; encoded by the coding sequence ATGCAAATGCTGGGTTATATTGTGATGGGATTAGGGATTATTTTTATTACCTTTGGTGTGTACGGGGTATTTCGATTTAAGGACTTCTATTCAAGGATATTAATCGCATCCAAAGTAGATACTGCTGGGTTTGTTACTCTATTGATAGGTGTGATGATAGCAAATGGAAGACTTTTTTTCTCTTTAAAGATACTCTTTATTTTATTAATCACCATTATAGCAAATCCTCTAGTTTCTCATTCAATTGCCCGCTCGGCTTTTTTGAGTGGGTATAAAGTAAAGGAGGATAAAGATGATTAG
- a CDS encoding MnhB domain-containing protein codes for MREDSQIVSRMIGLMHPFILLLGFYIILNGHKTPGGGFQGGAILSAVFMSRYLGLSIQDIRLNILQVLEKALFTIIIILPVLFVLWEFKTRLSFMNELYLITMNVLIGIKVGCGLSIIFFRFVFYESR; via the coding sequence ATGAGGGAAGATTCTCAGATTGTATCTAGAATGATAGGCTTAATGCATCCATTTATCCTGTTACTTGGATTTTATATTATTCTTAACGGGCATAAAACACCGGGAGGGGGATTTCAAGGTGGCGCTATATTATCTGCTGTATTTATGAGTCGATATCTCGGACTATCTATCCAAGATATCAGGCTTAACATCTTGCAGGTACTGGAAAAAGCACTCTTTACTATTATAATAATTCTTCCTGTACTGTTTGTTTTGTGGGAATTTAAAACTAGATTATCTTTTATGAATGAATTGTATCTCATTACAATGAATGTACTGATTGGAATAAAAGTAGGTTGTGGACTAAGTATTATATTTTTTAGATTTGTTTTTTATGAAAGCAGGTGA
- a CDS encoding complex I subunit 5 family protein, giving the protein MMKLHLFVLVPIFVGILMYLFPSKRISKIAIFIQGIFLIGAILNFIYIRQYGTIIENLGGWKDYIGITLKCDIFSAVLVMLTAFLFLSMKIFSYSSAYSNKLFLFLFMILQGLLNGIFLSNDLFNIYVLVEVATIIVSILIMFKRDSRAIYDGMVYLLVNIVAMTMFVFGIGFIYKTFGVLDFQGIKEQMELISHPQSLIIGYALIITAVGLKSALIPVFSWLPKAHGTPSAPSIVSAILSGLYVKSGVYLFVRIQQVFEGTLDTSKYFLILGFLTGVIGFILALSQSDLKLILAYHTVSQIGLIMMGLNYPSSYAYWGGKYHIINHAFFKSTLFLTAGMIIDEYKTRNIWEIKGVFRRMPIVATATTMAILGITGAPLFNGSISKYLIQSAAAGNIAEYGILLVNLGTIISFMKYASMLYGPWEAKSSSTDIYQGTVVILLGFICLVGGIYGEEFIYLLFQQKVDIDSTAYLEKAFFYFISLGVGAMIYKKVILKTKLLYRVKELELSFNNICISITAFFSMTVLYMTAKYLMGISI; this is encoded by the coding sequence ATGATGAAACTTCATTTATTTGTATTGGTCCCTATATTTGTTGGTATATTAATGTATTTGTTTCCAAGTAAACGTATTAGCAAGATTGCAATCTTTATCCAGGGAATTTTTTTAATAGGAGCAATTTTAAATTTTATATATATAAGACAGTATGGGACAATAATTGAAAATCTAGGAGGCTGGAAAGATTATATTGGGATTACATTGAAATGTGATATTTTTTCTGCGGTGCTTGTTATGTTAACGGCTTTTTTATTTTTATCTATGAAGATATTTAGTTACAGCAGTGCATACTCTAATAAACTTTTTCTTTTCTTATTTATGATTTTACAAGGGCTATTAAACGGAATTTTTCTATCAAACGATTTATTCAACATTTATGTTTTAGTGGAGGTTGCAACAATAATAGTAAGTATACTTATAATGTTTAAAAGAGATAGCCGTGCTATATATGACGGTATGGTATATCTACTAGTAAATATTGTTGCCATGACCATGTTTGTTTTTGGAATTGGATTTATCTATAAGACCTTTGGTGTATTGGATTTTCAAGGCATCAAAGAGCAAATGGAACTAATTTCACACCCCCAATCCCTTATCATAGGATATGCATTGATTATTACCGCAGTAGGTTTAAAGTCAGCTTTAATTCCAGTATTTAGTTGGCTTCCCAAAGCCCATGGTACACCAAGTGCACCCTCCATTGTATCTGCAATACTATCGGGGCTTTATGTTAAAAGTGGTGTTTATTTATTTGTTAGGATTCAACAAGTATTTGAAGGTACCCTTGATACATCAAAGTATTTCTTGATATTGGGTTTTTTAACAGGAGTCATAGGTTTTATTCTTGCATTGTCTCAAAGCGATTTAAAATTAATACTTGCTTATCACACTGTATCCCAAATAGGTCTTATTATGATGGGACTAAATTATCCTAGTAGCTATGCTTATTGGGGTGGAAAATATCATATTATAAATCATGCATTTTTTAAGTCTACATTGTTCTTGACGGCAGGAATGATCATTGACGAATATAAGACAAGAAACATATGGGAAATTAAAGGGGTTTTTAGAAGAATGCCTATAGTGGCTACAGCTACAACTATGGCAATACTGGGAATTACAGGAGCCCCCCTTTTTAATGGGAGCATCTCAAAATATCTTATTCAAAGTGCAGCTGCTGGAAATATAGCAGAGTATGGGATTCTTTTAGTTAACTTAGGAACAATCATATCTTTTATGAAGTACGCCTCCATGTTATATGGTCCATGGGAGGCTAAATCCTCTAGCACAGACATATATCAGGGCACGGTGGTTATTTTGCTGGGGTTTATTTGCCTTGTTGGAGGTATTTATGGTGAGGAATTTATTTATTTATTGTTTCAACAAAAAGTAGATATAGATTCTACAGCTTATTTGGAAAAAGCTTTCTTTTACTTTATATCATTAGGCGTAGGGGCAATGATATACAAGAAAGTTATTCTAAAGACTAAATTACTATATCGTGTTAAGGAATTGGAGTTAAGTTTCAACAATATATGTATTTCTATAACAGCGTTTTTTAGTATGACGGTTTTGTATATGACAGCTAAATATCTTATGGGGATAAGTATTTGA
- a CDS encoding sodium:proton antiporter, with product MLLFFVGLYGICARRNIIKTIISIEIMQSAVILFFITINFTKGAKPPIGVGPHTHVADPLPQALMLTAIVIGVAVTAVSLTMYIAIYHKYGTTNWQRAMEKRRE from the coding sequence ATGCTATTATTTTTTGTAGGTCTTTATGGCATATGTGCAAGGCGAAATATCATTAAAACAATTATATCTATCGAGATTATGCAGAGTGCTGTAATTTTGTTTTTTATTACGATTAATTTTACCAAGGGAGCAAAGCCTCCTATTGGGGTGGGTCCTCATACCCATGTTGCCGATCCACTGCCTCAAGCCTTAATGCTCACTGCAATCGTTATAGGGGTAGCTGTTACTGCTGTAAGCTTAACTATGTATATAGCGATATATCACAAGTATGGGACGACAAATTGGCAACGGGCAATGGAAAAAAGGAGAGAATAA